From a region of the Bacillales bacterium genome:
- a CDS encoding ring-cleaving dioxygenase, with product MVLKGIHHVSAMTADAAKNLTFYTKILGMRLVKKTVNQDDPSMYHLFYGDEKGNPGTELTFFEIPAAARNQRGVQSISAISLRVANDDALHYWERRLQEHDVPHEVIRPRAGRLSLAFEDFEGQRLIFVSDEHNTGVSGGNPWEKSPIPVKYGIRGLGPVRLTVADPRPTEQMLTAMMGFRNKGSYDSSVPGQPDILVYETGEGGSGAEVHIEQRTDLPPERLGRGGVHHVAFRVEDEEELRQWIAKMSEFRIANSGFIDRYYFRSLYFREPNHILFELATDGPGFDTDEDLDKLGKKLALPPFLEDRRSSIEAALKPLKS from the coding sequence ATGGTATTGAAAGGCATTCATCACGTATCGGCGATGACCGCCGATGCGGCGAAAAACTTGACGTTTTATACAAAAATACTCGGAATGAGGCTCGTAAAGAAGACCGTCAATCAAGACGATCCGTCGATGTACCATTTGTTCTACGGAGACGAAAAAGGAAATCCGGGTACAGAATTGACGTTTTTTGAAATCCCGGCGGCCGCCCGCAATCAACGCGGCGTCCAAAGCATTTCAGCTATTTCGCTGCGCGTTGCAAACGACGACGCTTTGCACTATTGGGAACGACGGTTGCAAGAACATGACGTCCCGCATGAAGTCATTCGACCAAGAGCCGGTCGTTTGTCGCTCGCCTTCGAAGATTTCGAAGGACAACGGCTCATCTTCGTCTCGGATGAACATAATACAGGCGTTAGCGGTGGAAATCCGTGGGAGAAAAGTCCGATTCCGGTGAAATACGGCATTCGCGGACTCGGTCCGGTTCGTCTAACGGTGGCTGATCCGCGACCGACGGAACAAATGTTGACGGCAATGATGGGTTTCCGCAACAAAGGAAGCTACGACTCGTCGGTTCCCGGTCAGCCGGACATTCTCGTATACGAAACCGGAGAAGGCGGAAGTGGTGCAGAAGTGCATATTGAGCAGCGCACCGACTTGCCGCCGGAACGGCTCGGCCGCGGCGGTGTCCATCATGTCGCATTCCGCGTCGAAGACGAAGAGGAATTGCGTCAATGGATCGCGAAAATGTCTGAATTTCGGATTGCGAATTCCGGATTCATTGATCGCTATTATTTTCGATCGCTTTATTTTCGGGAACCGAATCACATTTTGTTCGAGCTTGCGACCGATGGTCCGGGTTTTGACACGGACGAAGATCTGGACAAACTAGGTAAAAAACTTGCGTTACCGCCGTTTTTGGAAGATCGACGCTCATCGATTGAAGCTGCGCTGAAACCTTTAAAATCTTGA
- a CDS encoding SDR family oxidoreductase, translating to MNKQGQPFQHQDVQPGSEEKMRPSPDSEDAGYIGTGKLTGKVAMITGGDSGIGRAVAIAYAKEGADVSIVYLNEHDDARETKRRVEEKGRRCLLISGDIGDEVFCKRAVEETVETLGRLDVLINNAAEQHPKNSLEDINAEQLEKTFRTNIFSIFHLTKQALNHLTEGSAIINTTSVTAYEGNPQLIDYSSTKGAIVAFTRSLAKSLAGKGIRVNGIAPGPVWTPLIPSTFPAFAVKKFGTDTPMGRAAQPEELAPSYVLLGSEDASYMTGQVIHINGGSFTTS from the coding sequence ATGAACAAACAAGGACAGCCGTTTCAGCATCAAGACGTGCAGCCGGGAAGTGAAGAAAAAATGCGACCAAGTCCGGATTCAGAAGATGCCGGTTATATCGGAACCGGCAAACTGACAGGCAAAGTAGCGATGATTACCGGGGGCGACAGCGGCATCGGACGAGCGGTAGCGATAGCATATGCAAAAGAAGGAGCCGATGTGTCGATCGTTTATTTGAACGAGCACGACGATGCAAGGGAAACGAAACGCCGCGTTGAAGAAAAAGGGCGGAGGTGTTTGTTGATTTCCGGCGACATCGGGGACGAAGTCTTTTGCAAGCGAGCGGTCGAAGAAACCGTTGAAACATTGGGCAGGCTGGACGTATTGATCAATAACGCGGCCGAGCAACATCCGAAAAACAGTCTTGAAGACATCAACGCCGAGCAACTCGAGAAAACGTTCCGGACAAATATTTTTTCTATTTTTCATTTGACGAAACAAGCCTTGAACCATCTTACTGAGGGAAGCGCGATCATCAACACTACTTCAGTTACGGCCTACGAAGGCAATCCGCAATTGATCGATTATTCGAGTACGAAAGGGGCAATTGTCGCATTTACACGGTCGTTGGCCAAATCGCTGGCAGGGAAAGGTATACGTGTGAACGGGATTGCTCCTGGTCCAGTCTGGACGCCGTTGATTCCGTCGACATTCCCCGCTTTCGCAGTAAAAAAGTTTGGGACGGACACGCCGATGGGAAGAGCTGCACAACCGGAAGAACTTGCGCCGAGTTACGTATTGCTCGGATCGGAAGATGCTTCTTACATGACCGGGCAAGTGATCCATATTAACGGAGGTTCTTTCACGACGAGTTAA
- the helD gene encoding RNA polymerase recycling motor HelD has translation MTKDWNEETKRVKEVVQLIQRKQEMIREKSGQLKTGIVGLRKNFWEDVTVNVDEPDDIIETQASIRQQAELLSERERSHGLMSEQLTTLSRLEQRPYFGRIDFIEEAPETNQEEPIYIGIASLQDDAEEEFLVYDWRAPIASMYYDYAPGPAEYETVEGTVSGEITLKRQYIIENGTLQGMFDTGLTIGDQLLQKMLGNRSDTKMKSIVATIQREQNRIIRDEKHRYLIVQGVAGSGKTSAALQRVAYLLYAHRERLNAENMILFSPNPLFNSYVSTVLPELGENNMLQTTFYEYASEHLDEKLRLEDPFQQMEWSLNREDDGEDAVRKAAVQFKATLLFKEMIERFAQKLGQRGMPFNDIRFRGEVLIGSGEMAFQFYKTDNSLSLPNRLERTKDWLLARIDTIEEEAREASWVADEIELLDKEDYLDAYHGLQQQQRFSENTFDDFDREREWLSRTVVAESFKPIRSKIERLDFVDHVAAYRRLFESRSSHFRRLPDQWEAVCRVTIAALNDERCAWEDATPLLYLRGLIKGFSRYNWIRHVFIDEAQDYTPLQFEYMKKIFPRAQMTFLGDVNQAIHAHAESVPSLLATGTGEPDREERVELMTSYRSTKPIVLFTKELIPSASSVLPFERDGERPRLVHAGDKPELNAKIVERISRLKEKGHETIAVLCKTLQESIDVYHGLRERLPVQLLDTETYTFEKGVVVLPAYLAKGIEFDAVIIYDASDLVYRRESERELFYTACTRAMHELIIFYRGKPSRLLENVPSHCYVMEN, from the coding sequence ATGACAAAAGACTGGAACGAGGAAACAAAGCGAGTCAAAGAAGTGGTTCAATTGATCCAACGGAAGCAGGAAATGATCCGCGAGAAGTCGGGCCAGTTGAAGACGGGAATCGTCGGTTTACGGAAAAATTTCTGGGAAGACGTGACCGTAAATGTGGATGAACCCGACGACATCATCGAAACGCAAGCAAGCATTCGGCAACAAGCTGAGTTGCTGTCGGAACGCGAGCGAAGCCACGGGCTGATGTCGGAGCAACTGACGACGCTCAGCCGGCTGGAACAGCGGCCGTATTTCGGTCGGATTGATTTTATAGAAGAAGCACCTGAGACAAATCAAGAGGAACCGATCTATATCGGCATTGCGTCATTGCAAGACGATGCCGAGGAGGAATTTCTCGTTTATGACTGGCGCGCGCCGATTGCGAGCATGTATTATGATTACGCGCCGGGACCGGCCGAGTATGAAACGGTTGAGGGCACGGTGTCGGGTGAAATAACGTTGAAAAGGCAATATATTATTGAAAACGGAACATTGCAAGGCATGTTTGATACGGGTTTGACGATCGGCGACCAACTGCTGCAAAAGATGCTCGGCAATCGTTCCGATACGAAAATGAAAAGCATTGTGGCGACGATTCAACGGGAACAAAACCGGATCATTCGCGACGAAAAACATCGGTATTTGATCGTGCAAGGTGTCGCGGGAAGCGGAAAGACGTCGGCGGCATTGCAGCGTGTTGCTTATTTATTGTATGCACATCGCGAACGGCTGAACGCTGAAAACATGATCTTGTTTTCGCCGAATCCATTGTTCAACAGTTACGTCTCGACGGTTCTTCCCGAGCTCGGGGAAAACAATATGCTGCAAACGACGTTTTATGAATACGCCAGCGAGCATTTAGATGAAAAATTGCGGCTCGAAGACCCGTTTCAACAAATGGAATGGTCACTAAACCGCGAGGATGACGGTGAAGATGCTGTGCGAAAGGCAGCTGTGCAATTTAAGGCAACGCTCTTGTTCAAGGAAATGATTGAGCGGTTCGCGCAAAAGCTTGGCCAACGCGGAATGCCGTTTAACGACATTCGTTTTCGCGGTGAAGTGTTGATCGGTTCAGGTGAAATGGCTTTCCAATTTTATAAAACCGATAACTCGCTTTCGCTGCCTAACCGGCTCGAACGAACGAAAGATTGGCTGCTTGCCCGAATTGACACAATTGAAGAAGAGGCAAGGGAAGCCTCATGGGTCGCCGATGAAATTGAATTGCTCGACAAGGAAGATTATTTGGATGCTTACCATGGGCTCCAACAACAGCAACGTTTCAGCGAGAATACGTTCGACGATTTCGACCGGGAAAGGGAATGGCTGAGCCGTACAGTTGTCGCTGAATCTTTTAAACCGATTCGCTCGAAAATCGAACGACTCGATTTCGTCGATCATGTTGCGGCATACCGGCGACTGTTCGAATCCAGGAGTTCACACTTCCGTCGTCTGCCGGATCAATGGGAAGCCGTTTGTCGGGTCACGATCGCTGCCTTGAATGATGAAAGGTGCGCCTGGGAAGACGCAACACCGTTGTTGTATTTGCGCGGGTTAATCAAAGGGTTTTCCCGCTATAATTGGATTCGTCATGTATTCATTGATGAGGCGCAAGATTATACACCGCTGCAGTTTGAATATATGAAAAAGATTTTCCCACGGGCGCAAATGACGTTTCTCGGCGACGTTAATCAAGCGATTCATGCCCACGCAGAGTCGGTTCCGTCACTGCTTGCGACGGGAACGGGAGAACCGGATCGAGAAGAGCGCGTTGAGCTGATGACGAGTTATCGTTCGACGAAGCCGATCGTGCTTTTTACAAAAGAGCTGATTCCGAGTGCCTCGTCTGTCTTACCGTTTGAACGGGATGGAGAGCGTCCGCGTTTGGTACATGCGGGCGACAAACCGGAGTTAAATGCCAAGATTGTTGAACGTATCAGCCGCTTGAAGGAAAAAGGGCATGAAACGATCGCCGTATTGTGCAAAACCTTGCAAGAAAGTATTGATGTGTACCACGGTTTGCGTGAACGGTTGCCGGTTCAATTGCTCGATACGGAAACGTACACGTTTGAAAAAGGTGTAGTCGTGTTGCCTGCGTATTTGGCGAAAGGCATTGAGTTTGACGCCGTTATCATTTACGACGCTTCCGACCTCGTTTATCGCAGAGAATCCGAACGGGAGTTGTTTTATACGGCTTGCACCCGGGCAATGCATGAATTGATCATCTTTTATCGCGGGAAACCGAGCCGTTTGCTCGAAAACGTGCCTTCACACTGTTATGTCATGGAAAATTAA
- a CDS encoding acyl-CoA thioesterase, protein MVEQRFMKESRTVKTSHVLPPDTNHHGTIFGGKLMAHIDDVASIAATKHARNPVVTASTDSLDFLHPIKEGHAVCLEAFVTWTGQTSMEVFVKVIAEDLLSGERQICAVSFLTFVAMKQDGKPTPVPGVVPVTEEEKWLHNTAEERAKHRKERRRSSAELAKHFSVKEPWE, encoded by the coding sequence ATGGTTGAACAACGATTTATGAAAGAATCGAGAACGGTAAAAACGAGTCACGTCCTCCCGCCGGACACGAACCACCATGGGACGATTTTCGGAGGCAAATTGATGGCTCACATCGATGACGTTGCGTCCATTGCGGCAACAAAACACGCGAGAAATCCGGTCGTAACGGCGTCAACCGATTCGCTCGATTTTCTGCATCCCATCAAGGAAGGACACGCCGTCTGCCTTGAAGCGTTTGTGACGTGGACCGGGCAAACATCGATGGAAGTGTTCGTCAAGGTCATTGCTGAAGATTTGCTGTCAGGCGAACGGCAAATTTGTGCAGTATCATTCTTAACGTTTGTTGCCATGAAACAAGATGGCAAACCAACGCCTGTTCCCGGAGTCGTACCGGTAACAGAAGAGGAAAAATGGCTGCACAACACGGCCGAAGAGCGCGCCAAGCACCGGAAAGAAAGACGCCGCAGCAGCGCGGAACTCGCAAAGCATTTCAGCGTGAAAGAACCTTGGGAATAA
- a CDS encoding sigma-70 family RNA polymerase sigma factor, giving the protein MSEQEWISRAKKGDLEAFDELMKGYYPQVERFAFQMGNPPDAVEDITQEVFIRVYRYLNRYSRGKFSTWLYKITLNVSKDMYRKRKSLLNKVNLLKHEYDGIESSAEEDLLRSESDRELHRLIQQLNDKYKIPVILFYFEEMRHDEISEILDIPVNTVKTRLLRGREQLRNALGKGEALHAKRSF; this is encoded by the coding sequence ATGTCTGAACAAGAATGGATTTCCCGTGCGAAAAAGGGAGATCTCGAAGCTTTCGACGAACTAATGAAAGGCTATTATCCCCAGGTTGAACGTTTTGCCTTTCAAATGGGCAATCCTCCCGATGCGGTCGAAGACATTACGCAGGAAGTTTTTATTCGAGTGTACCGCTATTTGAATCGTTATTCGCGCGGCAAATTTTCGACATGGCTTTACAAAATTACGTTGAACGTCTCCAAAGACATGTATCGCAAACGAAAAAGCTTGTTGAACAAAGTGAACTTGCTGAAGCACGAATATGACGGTATCGAATCGTCAGCGGAAGAGGATTTGCTGCGGAGCGAAAGCGACCGCGAACTGCACCGTTTAATCCAACAGTTGAACGACAAGTACAAGATTCCCGTTATTTTGTTTTACTTTGAGGAGATGCGCCACGATGAAATTTCCGAAATCCTTGATATCCCGGTGAACACGGTAAAAACGAGACTGTTACGCGGCCGCGAACAACTGAGAAATGCGCTCGGGAAAGGGGAGGCGCTTCATGCAAAACGATCTTTTTGA
- a CDS encoding M20/M25/M40 family metallo-hydrolase, translating into MYETLKKLSPPQQVEHLTRALVQMPSVNGTKGETEKAKQIKQWISEFPYFQRHPDDVWEQPVSGDEQKRNIFALVKGRDETKATIICHGHLDTVGVNDFGRLERHAFDPDELQWSFQNDDENEEVREDARSGDWMFGRGALDMQSGVAVHLVNLLDFSENAHELDGNILMMFNPDEESEHKGVISAISELQRLREAENLDYVCAINSDFISPLFAGDDAKYLYTGAAGKLLPSFYIYGRESHVGETLKGIDSTYVASEINRRLSNNIDLTEPIEGEVVNPPSCLHQRDHKEAYNVQTAFKTFMYFNYFLYEENPKSVLEKLKRETRIACDAVEKRLKVQYLKSLETSKLPASDLSWHLRVDTLEEFIQELENQNIDTQAIIEKVSEANADLDLRERAFRIVDALQQQDPQKNPRVVVFFSPPHCPHNYLQRSKDRDNLVLQAMRTVAEDDDFGETFAIKRFFPFLSDSSYLNLHETDEELDSMINNFVPWGKNGYSIPVKQIRSLSIPAVNMGVYGKDAHKWTERVYKPYSFEVLPKLIRKFMRHVLREQSAVSEERKSLMHV; encoded by the coding sequence ATGTATGAAACATTAAAAAAATTGAGCCCCCCGCAACAAGTTGAACATTTAACTAGAGCACTTGTGCAAATGCCAAGCGTCAACGGCACAAAAGGGGAAACCGAGAAAGCAAAGCAAATAAAGCAATGGATCAGCGAATTCCCATATTTTCAACGACATCCCGACGATGTATGGGAACAGCCGGTTTCGGGAGATGAACAAAAACGGAATATTTTTGCGCTCGTGAAAGGGCGGGATGAGACGAAAGCTACGATCATTTGCCACGGGCATCTCGACACTGTCGGCGTGAACGATTTCGGCCGTTTGGAACGTCATGCGTTCGATCCCGACGAGCTTCAATGGTCTTTTCAGAATGACGATGAGAACGAAGAAGTACGGGAAGATGCGCGCTCCGGCGATTGGATGTTCGGGCGGGGAGCACTCGATATGCAAAGCGGCGTTGCCGTGCATCTTGTAAATTTACTCGATTTTTCCGAAAATGCGCATGAACTGGACGGAAATATCCTTATGATGTTCAATCCCGACGAAGAGTCAGAACACAAAGGTGTTATTTCGGCCATCAGCGAATTGCAACGGCTGCGCGAAGCAGAAAATTTAGACTATGTTTGCGCGATCAACTCGGATTTCATCAGCCCGCTTTTTGCCGGAGACGATGCAAAATATTTATATACCGGCGCGGCGGGAAAACTGTTGCCGTCCTTTTACATTTACGGCCGTGAATCCCATGTTGGTGAAACGTTAAAAGGAATCGATTCGACGTACGTCGCTTCAGAAATCAACCGGCGGTTAAGCAACAATATCGATTTAACCGAACCGATCGAGGGAGAAGTCGTCAATCCGCCTTCTTGTTTGCACCAACGTGATCATAAAGAAGCCTATAATGTGCAAACGGCATTTAAAACATTCATGTATTTCAATTATTTTTTGTACGAGGAAAATCCGAAATCGGTTCTCGAGAAACTCAAGCGGGAAACGCGGATCGCGTGTGATGCGGTCGAAAAACGCTTGAAGGTTCAGTATTTGAAATCGCTGGAAACCTCCAAACTTCCGGCTTCCGACTTGTCGTGGCATTTGCGAGTCGATACGTTGGAAGAGTTCATTCAAGAACTGGAAAACCAAAACATCGACACGCAAGCGATCATCGAAAAAGTTTCCGAAGCAAACGCAGATCTCGATTTGCGGGAGCGGGCGTTTCGAATCGTTGATGCGTTGCAGCAACAAGACCCGCAGAAGAACCCGAGGGTGGTTGTCTTTTTCAGTCCGCCGCATTGTCCTCACAATTATTTGCAGCGGAGCAAAGACCGCGACAACCTCGTTTTGCAAGCGATGAGAACCGTAGCCGAGGACGATGATTTCGGCGAAACGTTCGCAATCAAACGGTTTTTCCCGTTTTTGTCGGACAGCAGTTATTTGAATCTCCACGAAACCGACGAGGAACTCGACAGTATGATCAACAATTTCGTGCCGTGGGGAAAAAACGGATATTCGATCCCCGTGAAACAAATTCGTTCGCTTTCCATTCCTGCTGTCAATATGGGCGTATACGGAAAGGATGCCCACAAATGGACGGAGCGCGTTTACAAGCCGTATTCGTTCGAAGTGCTTCCAAAGTTAATCCGAAAGTTTATGAGACATGTGTTGCGCGAACAGTCCGCTGTTAGTGAAGAAAGAAAATCGCTTATGCACGTTTAA
- a CDS encoding YojF family protein, which yields MTPIEIEKVQREVDRLANKTVFLHLETTNGAYSAKKVGAYIRNGSIHYSEGRIKGTGPFRVGLKMEHGWVYAEGLTHWEVDEKGRLLLAGHDEEGKLAVACQIGEEAFE from the coding sequence ATGACTCCGATCGAAATCGAAAAAGTCCAGCGAGAAGTGGACCGATTGGCAAATAAAACGGTGTTTTTGCATTTGGAAACGACTAACGGCGCTTATTCTGCGAAAAAAGTCGGCGCATACATAAGAAACGGAAGCATTCACTACTCGGAAGGGCGGATTAAAGGAACCGGACCTTTCCGGGTTGGATTGAAAATGGAACACGGATGGGTTTATGCCGAAGGCTTGACGCATTGGGAAGTCGACGAAAAGGGGCGGCTGTTGTTGGCCGGCCATGATGAGGAAGGAAAGTTGGCCGTCGCCTGTCAAATCGGCGAGGAAGCTTTCGAATAA
- a CDS encoding DoxX family protein gives MGSFGILLVRVVVGLTMAGHGSQKLFGIFGGNGLARTGKFFESIGLKPGKTMAWMAGLGEFVGGLLFAAGFLTPLASLLIVATMLTAMIKVHAKNGYWVTNGGIEYNLVLLTAAVAVALTGPGAFRLTHG, from the coding sequence ATGGGATCGTTCGGCATCTTGCTCGTGCGAGTGGTCGTAGGTTTGACGATGGCCGGTCACGGTTCGCAAAAATTGTTTGGCATCTTTGGCGGAAACGGGTTAGCAAGAACCGGTAAATTTTTCGAATCTATCGGTTTGAAACCAGGCAAAACAATGGCGTGGATGGCCGGGTTAGGTGAATTTGTCGGTGGCTTGCTGTTTGCGGCGGGGTTTCTAACGCCTCTCGCCTCATTGCTCATTGTCGCGACCATGCTCACTGCAATGATTAAAGTCCACGCAAAAAACGGATACTGGGTAACGAACGGCGGAATCGAATACAATCTCGTTTTGCTCACTGCGGCCGTTGCTGTCGCTCTGACGGGACCGGGAGCATTTCGATTGACGCATGGATAA
- a CDS encoding IclR family transcriptional regulator, producing the protein MVQSIDRAMDIIQVLISEDNRRTWSISEIADIVGLPASSVHRLLGSLVKHGLVEKAPETKRYQIGYTWMEIGYWLHERLDFRQTARPFMEQLAADTRETVYLSVPTGDSAVIVERIDSPDRVRIIDNIGERIPMHIGAANKSMLAFMEEMKRTQIIESLQQITKIQGKELMEQLSQIKNRGYAVSFGEKTPGTASIAAPVINRRQDVVGAVYINFVRDETANARFDEWTTKVREAARLVSASVGKAF; encoded by the coding sequence ATGGTTCAGTCGATCGACCGGGCAATGGACATCATCCAGGTGCTTATTTCCGAAGACAATAGACGTACATGGTCCATATCGGAAATCGCGGACATCGTCGGATTGCCGGCAAGCTCCGTGCATCGCCTGCTCGGTTCATTGGTAAAGCACGGACTTGTTGAGAAAGCGCCAGAAACAAAACGTTATCAGATCGGGTACACATGGATGGAGATCGGTTATTGGCTGCATGAACGTCTTGATTTTCGCCAGACGGCTCGTCCGTTCATGGAACAATTGGCTGCCGATACGCGCGAAACCGTATATTTGAGCGTGCCGACCGGTGATTCTGCCGTCATTGTCGAGAGAATCGACAGTCCCGACCGTGTACGGATCATCGACAATATCGGGGAAAGAATTCCGATGCATATCGGTGCAGCCAACAAATCAATGCTGGCGTTCATGGAGGAAATGAAGCGGACACAGATTATCGAAAGCTTGCAACAAATCACGAAAATACAAGGAAAAGAATTAATGGAACAATTAAGCCAAATAAAAAACCGCGGTTATGCGGTCAGTTTCGGTGAAAAAACACCAGGGACGGCGTCGATCGCCGCACCGGTCATCAACCGACGTCAAGATGTCGTCGGCGCCGTTTATATTAACTTTGTGAGAGACGAAACCGCGAACGCTCGCTTTGACGAATGGACAACAAAAGTGAGGGAAGCGGCGCGGCTCGTATCTGCGTCCGTCGGAAAGGCCTTTTAA